In one Roseburia intestinalis L1-82 genomic region, the following are encoded:
- a CDS encoding bifunctional cobalt-precorrin-7 (C(5))-methyltransferase/cobalt-precorrin-6B (C(15))-methyltransferase: MKRILIFSGTTEGRQLADILDASGICADVCVATGYGHEVMTEGQYRNIYTGRLTEEEMKEFMQKGDYAAIVDATHPYAVVVSSNIRQASAQAGLPYYRLRRTLQSAGDDSDVIYVKSQQECVRALEQTSGNILLTTGSKELHCYCENETLRERLFVRVLPGTESIEICHKNGILGRQIIAMQGPFSEEMNLALLHQYQIRYMVTKESGASGGFSEKISAAKKAGVSVFVIENPEAENGEQKENLEEILQEIERLTGKHIRRKQMQVSLVGIGMGNTKLITEEAAERIKGADLLFGAKRLLDAVPAQWNVAAERLPYYLAKDILPCLDDAGEKSGKAIFHAVILFSGDTGFYSGAEKMMQALQGRENTEVSVCPGISSVSYLAARSGNSWQDAKIVSLHGTDQMERLIKKAGMREKVFVITSGVSDVREIGKRLIECGLKETTVTVGYALSYPAEQIKTLSPEECMQLTDEGLYTCLIQNQRISGEKKNSDPKFLTHGLPDDAFCRDKVPMTKEEVREAAICKMHLTPDAVVYDIGSGTGSIAVEMARLSDNLTVYAIERKQEAVALIEKNCTKYGLANVKVICGEAPGALTGLPVPTHAFIGGSNGSLKEILTDLYRKNPRMRVVVTAITLETVGAVSSILNEFPVEQEEIIQMSVSRAKKAGRYHLMQAENPVFILSFYFAGGTES, from the coding sequence ATGAAACGGATATTGATTTTTTCCGGCACCACAGAGGGCAGACAGTTAGCGGATATCTTAGATGCATCCGGGATCTGCGCGGATGTCTGTGTCGCCACGGGATATGGGCATGAGGTCATGACCGAGGGGCAGTATCGGAATATTTACACCGGAAGACTTACGGAAGAAGAAATGAAAGAATTCATGCAAAAGGGAGACTATGCTGCAATCGTTGATGCAACGCATCCCTATGCGGTCGTGGTTTCTTCTAATATCAGGCAGGCGTCCGCACAGGCAGGACTTCCGTATTATCGTCTGCGGCGGACACTGCAGTCGGCTGGAGATGACAGCGATGTAATTTATGTAAAGTCACAGCAGGAATGTGTCCGCGCGTTAGAGCAGACCAGTGGAAATATTCTTCTTACAACGGGAAGTAAGGAACTGCACTGTTACTGCGAAAATGAGACATTGAGGGAGCGGCTGTTTGTCCGTGTCCTGCCAGGGACAGAGAGCATAGAGATCTGTCATAAAAACGGCATTTTAGGGAGACAGATCATTGCCATGCAGGGCCCGTTTTCCGAGGAAATGAACCTTGCACTTCTCCATCAGTATCAGATCCGTTATATGGTCACAAAAGAGAGCGGTGCGTCCGGTGGATTTTCAGAGAAGATCAGTGCCGCGAAAAAGGCAGGGGTATCAGTATTTGTGATCGAAAACCCGGAGGCGGAGAACGGGGAGCAAAAGGAAAACCTAGAGGAAATTCTTCAGGAAATAGAACGTTTGACCGGTAAACACATTCGAAGAAAACAGATGCAGGTATCTCTTGTCGGGATCGGCATGGGAAATACAAAACTGATCACAGAGGAAGCGGCGGAGCGTATAAAAGGCGCAGATCTGTTATTCGGGGCAAAAAGACTGCTGGATGCGGTGCCGGCGCAATGGAATGTAGCTGCGGAACGACTGCCGTATTATCTGGCAAAAGACATTCTTCCATGCCTTGATGATGCAGGTGAAAAAAGTGGGAAAGCCATTTTCCATGCAGTCATTTTATTTTCCGGCGATACCGGATTCTACAGCGGCGCAGAAAAAATGATGCAGGCATTGCAGGGCAGGGAGAACACGGAGGTGTCCGTCTGTCCTGGGATTTCCTCGGTTTCTTATCTGGCTGCGCGCAGTGGTAACAGCTGGCAGGATGCTAAAATCGTCAGCCTGCATGGGACAGACCAGATGGAGCGTTTGATAAAAAAGGCAGGGATGAGAGAAAAAGTGTTTGTTATTACATCCGGTGTTTCGGATGTCCGCGAAATCGGGAAGCGGCTGATCGAATGTGGATTAAAAGAGACGACTGTGACGGTCGGATATGCGCTGTCCTATCCGGCGGAACAGATAAAAACATTGTCTCCGGAAGAATGTATGCAGCTTACCGACGAGGGACTTTATACCTGTCTGATCCAGAATCAGAGGATTTCGGGAGAAAAAAAGAATTCTGATCCAAAATTCCTGACGCATGGTCTGCCGGATGACGCATTTTGCCGGGATAAGGTGCCGATGACAAAGGAGGAAGTCCGGGAGGCGGCAATCTGTAAAATGCACCTGACACCCGACGCGGTGGTTTATGATATCGGAAGCGGGACAGGCTCAATCGCGGTCGAGATGGCAAGGCTGTCAGACAATCTTACCGTCTATGCCATTGAGCGAAAACAGGAGGCTGTCGCACTGATCGAAAAGAACTGCACAAAGTATGGACTTGCCAATGTAAAAGTGATCTGTGGGGAGGCACCCGGGGCACTTACAGGGCTTCCGGTTCCAACTCATGCATTTATCGGTGGAAGCAATGGCAGTTTAAAGGAGATATTAACGGATTTATACCGGAAAAATCCGCGTATGCGTGTGGTAGTGACGGCAATTACGTTAGAGACGGTTGGGGCTGTTTCTTCTATATTAAATGAGTTTCCGGTGGAACAGGAAGAAATCATCCAGATGTCAGTCAGCCGTGCGAAAAAGGCGGGACGTTACCATCTGATGCAGGCGGAAAATCCGGTGTTTATCCTGTCGTTTTATTTTGCAGGAGGGACGGAGTCATGA
- the cobJ gene encoding precorrin-3B C(17)-methyltransferase → MKHKIYIVGMGPGEEAMMTMQAYDTLLACDTIIGYQVYLKLLGEAFAEKEQLSTPMKQERERCILCFEKAREGKKVSLICSGDAGVYGMASLMYEIGESYPDCELSVVPGVTAALSGAACLGAPLNHDFCVISLSDLLTPWEKIEKRLRAAADGDFAIAIYNPSSRKRADYLMRACDILLETVEETRPCGYVENIGRDESKMELCTLKELRDRQVNMFTTVFIGNSETKIIDGHLVTKRGYHI, encoded by the coding sequence ATGAAACATAAAATATATATTGTGGGAATGGGACCGGGAGAAGAAGCAATGATGACGATGCAGGCGTATGATACACTGCTGGCATGCGATACGATCATCGGCTATCAGGTTTATTTAAAACTGTTAGGCGAAGCATTTGCGGAAAAAGAGCAGCTTTCTACACCGATGAAGCAGGAGCGGGAGCGCTGCATCCTCTGTTTTGAGAAGGCGAGGGAAGGGAAAAAAGTATCCCTGATCTGCAGTGGGGATGCGGGGGTCTATGGAATGGCATCTTTGATGTATGAGATCGGGGAAAGTTACCCGGACTGTGAACTTAGTGTCGTGCCGGGCGTCACCGCTGCACTCAGCGGGGCTGCGTGCCTTGGAGCACCATTAAACCATGATTTCTGCGTAATCAGCTTAAGTGACTTACTGACGCCGTGGGAAAAAATAGAAAAACGTTTAAGAGCGGCGGCGGATGGGGATTTTGCGATTGCGATCTACAACCCGTCCAGCAGAAAACGTGCGGACTATCTGATGCGTGCCTGTGATATTCTGTTAGAGACAGTTGAGGAGACACGCCCGTGCGGATATGTGGAAAATATCGGAAGAGATGAGTCAAAAATGGAACTTTGCACGTTAAAAGAATTGCGGGATCGTCAGGTCAACATGTTTACGACCGTGTTTATCGGTAATTCAGAAACAAAGATCATAGACGGACATCTCGTCACTAAAAGAGGATATCATATATGA
- a CDS encoding cobyrinate a,c-diamide synthase → MRTPRILIGATGSGSGKTTITCALLEILKRQGKKVQAFKCGPDYIDPMFHRTVLGIPSKNLDTFFTGEKMTAELFMESAVNADISVMEGVMGLYDGLGGIRKEGSAYDLATVTDTPVILVIDAHGMGRSILPLIAGFLSYDTIHLIRGIILNRTSGAFFETIRPEIEKSFPVEVLGYFPNQKEILLESRHLGLKRPEEVEKMAELLAKTADMLEKTVDIDRLFAIAEGASELPEGSTLEKDSYGKQKVHLQKSGKRPVIAVARDEAFCFYYEDNLKALEKAGAEIVFFSPLHDGSVPKEADGLLLPGGYPELYAKELSENKTMLADIREKAELAMPIVAECGGFMYLHQTMEDTEHHVYEMAGVVPGDCFYTGKLVRFGYIELTEKESNFLPENGSIKGHEFHYFDSTANGDDCVALKPVSGKKYDCVFDKNSCFVGFPHLYYPSAPQFVENFVKKAKNYADRSEVNS, encoded by the coding sequence ATGAGGACACCAAGAATACTGATTGGCGCGACAGGAAGTGGAAGCGGAAAGACTACGATCACCTGTGCACTGCTTGAAATATTAAAAAGACAGGGGAAAAAAGTACAGGCATTTAAGTGTGGACCAGATTATATCGATCCGATGTTTCACCGCACGGTACTTGGAATACCATCGAAAAATCTGGATACGTTTTTTACCGGGGAGAAAATGACGGCAGAACTGTTTATGGAGTCTGCAGTAAATGCAGATATCTCTGTGATGGAAGGCGTAATGGGACTGTATGACGGGTTAGGCGGGATCCGGAAAGAAGGATCTGCCTATGACCTTGCGACGGTGACAGACACGCCGGTCATTTTAGTCATCGATGCGCACGGAATGGGGAGGAGCATTCTTCCGCTGATCGCCGGTTTTCTTTCCTATGATACGATTCATCTGATCCGTGGAATTATTTTAAACCGCACCTCCGGCGCATTTTTTGAGACGATACGGCCGGAGATCGAGAAGAGTTTTCCGGTAGAAGTTCTTGGATATTTTCCAAACCAGAAGGAGATTCTTTTAGAGAGCAGACATTTGGGACTTAAACGCCCGGAAGAAGTAGAAAAGATGGCGGAACTGCTGGCAAAAACGGCGGATATGTTAGAAAAGACCGTCGATATAGACAGGCTTTTCGCAATCGCGGAGGGGGCATCAGAACTGCCGGAAGGCAGCACATTAGAAAAAGACAGTTACGGTAAGCAGAAAGTACATTTGCAAAAAAGCGGAAAAAGACCCGTGATTGCCGTGGCACGCGATGAAGCGTTCTGTTTTTATTATGAGGACAACTTAAAGGCACTTGAAAAAGCCGGCGCAGAGATTGTATTTTTTTCACCGCTTCATGATGGAAGTGTGCCAAAAGAAGCGGACGGTCTATTGCTTCCGGGAGGGTACCCTGAACTCTATGCGAAAGAATTATCTGAAAATAAGACGATGCTTGCGGATATCAGGGAAAAGGCGGAACTCGCGATGCCGATCGTTGCTGAGTGTGGCGGATTTATGTATCTGCATCAGACGATGGAAGATACAGAGCATCATGTTTATGAGATGGCAGGCGTTGTGCCGGGAGACTGCTTTTACACAGGGAAACTGGTTCGTTTCGGGTACATCGAACTTACGGAAAAAGAATCAAACTTTCTGCCGGAAAATGGCAGCATAAAAGGGCATGAATTTCATTATTTCGACAGTACCGCAAACGGTGATGACTGTGTGGCATTAAAACCGGTAAGTGGGAAAAAATATGACTGTGTTTTTGATAAAAATTCATGCTTTGTGGGATTTCCGCATCTTTATTATCCATCTGCGCCGCAATTTGTGGAAAATTTTGTAAAAAAAGCAAAAAATTATGCGGACAGGTCAGAAGTAAATAGCTAA
- the cobM gene encoding precorrin-4 C(11)-methyltransferase, with protein MIYFAGAGCGAADLITVRGMKLLEKADVVIYAGSLVNPELLSYTKEACEIYNSATMTLEEVIEVMRKAESESKMVVRLHTGEPSLYGAVREQMDCLDELGISYESCPGVSACFGAAASLQIEYTLPEVSQSLIITRMAGKTSVPEKESIESFAAHQASMAIYLSTGMLEELSRRLVAGGYTKDTPAALVYKASWPEEEAYLCTVETLPLVAKKHNITKTALVLVGNVLANKRCARSKLYAPDFETEFRKKKE; from the coding sequence ATGATTTATTTTGCAGGTGCCGGCTGTGGGGCGGCGGATCTGATCACGGTGCGTGGAATGAAACTGTTAGAAAAGGCGGATGTGGTGATCTATGCAGGATCACTGGTAAATCCGGAGCTGCTTTCCTATACCAAAGAGGCATGTGAGATATATAATAGTGCCACGATGACGTTAGAGGAAGTGATCGAAGTGATGAGAAAGGCAGAGTCGGAGAGCAAGATGGTAGTGCGCCTGCATACCGGGGAGCCAAGTCTTTACGGCGCAGTCAGGGAGCAGATGGACTGTCTCGATGAACTTGGAATTTCTTATGAGAGCTGTCCGGGAGTTTCCGCCTGCTTTGGTGCAGCTGCATCTCTGCAGATCGAATATACACTGCCGGAGGTCTCACAGAGCCTTATTATTACCCGTATGGCAGGAAAAACATCGGTGCCGGAAAAAGAGAGTATCGAGAGTTTTGCAGCACATCAGGCATCCATGGCGATCTACTTAAGTACCGGTATGTTAGAGGAACTTTCCAGACGTCTTGTGGCAGGTGGGTATACGAAAGACACCCCGGCAGCGTTAGTGTATAAGGCGAGCTGGCCGGAAGAAGAAGCATACCTGTGTACAGTGGAAACATTGCCGTTAGTTGCAAAGAAACATAATATTACGAAAACAGCACTGGTTCTGGTGGGAAATGTTCTTGCAAATAAACGCTGCGCGCGCTCAAAACTGTATGCGCCGGATTTTGAAACGGAATTCCGTAAAAAGAAGGAGTAA
- a CDS encoding cobalt-precorrin 5A hydrolase, translating to MQIDIMSFTRRGIELSAKIRECLYSCGKGYEVCLYTKYGRYQEISDAEIQTEWIREHNRANGKNPVYVKESIYDWMRARFEQNRNGKKTAVIWIGACGIAVRAMAPSLRDKLTDIPVLVVDEAGQFVIPVLSGHYGGANELAGLLAKRIGAVPVITTATDVNHAFAVDVFAKENGLFIQNKEEIAGISSKILDGKKIMIMTGGRVEGEIPKSVLISDITTCEENPPQKWSVKKEQDHISMPDVVISARYPVKNIPKSQVIDEQVDVKTHTDPLWLIPRTIILGMGCKKGKSCEEIGQFVLETLEQEQISIQAVTALATIDLKKEEPGFLEFVKKYGLDFLTYPKEVLKEVPGTFSGSAFVSQTVGVDNVCERAALAACRKEDKEKIKQPGCGSEGKEKSYMQQNCDSRENQKKMLVQGRLLLKKKAKDGMTLAIAEREWSVRFDET from the coding sequence ATGCAGATCGATATCATGAGTTTTACCAGGCGCGGGATAGAACTCTCGGCAAAGATACGGGAATGTCTGTATTCGTGTGGGAAAGGGTACGAAGTGTGTCTGTATACAAAGTATGGCAGATATCAGGAAATATCAGATGCAGAGATACAGACTGAGTGGATCCGGGAACACAATCGTGCCAATGGCAAAAATCCGGTTTATGTCAAAGAAAGCATCTACGACTGGATGCGCGCGCGTTTCGAACAAAACAGAAATGGGAAAAAGACAGCAGTCATCTGGATCGGCGCATGCGGAATCGCGGTGCGCGCCATGGCACCTTCTCTGCGTGATAAACTGACAGACATCCCGGTTCTGGTGGTGGACGAGGCGGGACAGTTTGTTATCCCGGTTTTGTCCGGACATTATGGCGGAGCAAATGAACTTGCAGGACTGCTTGCAAAACGGATCGGTGCAGTGCCTGTCATAACAACGGCAACCGATGTCAATCATGCGTTTGCCGTGGATGTTTTTGCGAAAGAAAATGGACTTTTCATACAGAATAAAGAGGAAATTGCAGGAATTTCGTCGAAAATTCTCGATGGAAAGAAGATTATGATAATGACAGGCGGGCGGGTGGAAGGAGAGATACCAAAATCGGTACTGATATCTGACATAACAACATGTGAAGAAAATCCGCCACAAAAGTGGTCGGTGAAAAAAGAACAGGACCATATATCTATGCCGGATGTTGTGATTTCTGCAAGGTATCCGGTAAAAAATATTCCAAAGAGTCAGGTCATAGATGAACAGGTGGATGTTAAAACGCATACAGATCCGCTCTGGCTGATCCCCCGCACCATCATCCTTGGCATGGGCTGTAAAAAGGGAAAATCCTGTGAGGAGATCGGGCAGTTTGTCTTAGAGACATTAGAACAGGAACAGATATCCATACAGGCAGTTACAGCGCTTGCCACGATCGATCTGAAAAAAGAAGAACCGGGATTTTTAGAATTTGTAAAAAAATATGGGCTGGACTTTCTGACGTATCCGAAAGAAGTCTTAAAAGAAGTGCCGGGAACCTTCAGCGGTTCGGCATTTGTGTCACAGACAGTCGGCGTGGACAATGTGTGTGAACGCGCAGCGCTTGCAGCATGCAGGAAAGAAGATAAAGAGAAAATAAAGCAGCCTGGATGTGGCAGTGAGGGAAAAGAAAAATCGTATATGCAGCAAAATTGTGACAGCAGGGAAAATCAGAAAAAAATGTTAGTACAGGGCAGGTTACTGCTCAAAAAGAAGGCAAAAGACGGAATGACGCTTGCGATAGCTGAGCGGGAATGGAGTGTAAGATTTGATGAAACATAA
- the cbiD gene encoding cobalt-precorrin-5B (C(1))-methyltransferase CbiD: MEMEIPMRYGFTTGSCAAAAAKAAAYMLITGKIKNEIEIETPKGIRYHAEITDIRRSETAVSCAVIKDGGDDPDITTGAHIVAEVSRIDGGIQQKEPSVHRQKSTMDGSMQQKGQSAHLQRIVIDGGYGVGRVTKPGLDQPVGNAAINHVPREMIEKEVREVCALTDETADLLVEISVPEGETLAAQTFNPRLGITGGISILGTSGIVEPMSSRALLETIRVELNQKRAMGYSIVAVSPGNYGLDYMKRTYGYDLDKSVKCSNFIGDTIDMAVENGFEAMLLTGHIGKLIKVAGGIMNTHSQEGDCRMELITSSALSAGADADTARQILSCVTTEEAVNVLKKAGLCEKTMELIMQKIMFYLNKRAAGKIAVACILYSNEHGGLGESAGAAELLARLKEEKR; the protein is encoded by the coding sequence ATGGAAATGGAGATACCTATGCGTTACGGATTTACGACCGGAAGCTGTGCGGCAGCGGCGGCAAAAGCGGCGGCATATATGCTGATCACCGGAAAAATAAAAAATGAGATAGAGATCGAGACGCCAAAAGGGATTCGGTATCATGCTGAAATCACGGATATCCGGCGAAGTGAAACTGCAGTGAGCTGTGCCGTGATCAAAGATGGCGGAGATGATCCTGACATTACGACGGGCGCACATATCGTGGCAGAGGTTTCAAGGATTGACGGCGGCATACAGCAAAAAGAACCGTCCGTGCATCGGCAAAAGAGTACGATGGATGGCAGCATGCAGCAAAAAGGGCAGTCCGCGCATTTACAGAGAATCGTAATCGACGGGGGATATGGTGTCGGACGTGTTACAAAACCGGGATTAGACCAGCCGGTCGGAAATGCAGCCATCAATCATGTGCCGCGTGAGATGATCGAAAAAGAGGTGCGGGAAGTCTGTGCGCTCACGGATGAAACGGCAGATCTTCTGGTGGAAATTTCCGTGCCGGAGGGGGAGACGCTTGCGGCACAGACGTTTAATCCGAGACTTGGCATCACAGGCGGAATCTCCATCCTTGGGACGAGCGGTATTGTGGAGCCGATGAGCAGCAGGGCACTGCTTGAAACAATCCGGGTAGAGTTAAATCAGAAGCGTGCCATGGGGTATTCCATTGTGGCAGTCTCACCGGGAAATTACGGACTGGATTATATGAAACGGACTTATGGTTATGATCTCGATAAGAGTGTAAAATGCAGTAATTTTATCGGAGATACGATCGATATGGCGGTGGAAAATGGATTTGAAGCCATGCTTCTGACCGGTCATATCGGCAAGCTGATAAAAGTCGCCGGCGGCATCATGAACACACACTCGCAGGAAGGAGACTGCCGGATGGAACTGATCACGTCATCTGCTCTGTCAGCGGGTGCCGATGCAGATACGGCACGTCAGATCCTTTCCTGCGTGACAACGGAAGAGGCGGTTAATGTGTTGAAAAAAGCCGGATTGTGCGAAAAGACGATGGAACTGATCATGCAAAAGATAATGTTTTACCTGAATAAAAGAGCCGCAGGGAAAATTGCGGTCGCGTGTATTTTGTATTCCAACGAGCACGGAGGACTTGGAGAGAGTGCAGGGGCGGCAGAGCTGCTTGCGAGACTGAAGGAGGAGAAAAGATGA